The Pyrus communis chromosome 2, drPyrComm1.1, whole genome shotgun sequence genome includes a window with the following:
- the LOC137727060 gene encoding pathogenesis-related protein 1A-like — protein sequence MAFNKKLLFSVCSATLVFTLVSALSPEEIKAAMDEHNQPRAEVGNAPLKWNETLAQYAQEYADKRVGDCAMEHSMGRWGENLASGAGMSAADATKYWVTEKEFYDHKSNKCVKEECGHYLAVIWGKTTEVGCGVSKCNNGVNYVVCSYDPMYQPEDERPY from the coding sequence ATGGCGTTCAACAAGAAGCTTTTGTTCTCCGTTTGCTCCGCCACATTAGTGTTCACTCTTGTCTCCGCCCTTTCCCCTGAAGAGATCAAAGCCGCCATGGATGAACACAACCAGCCCCGTGCTGAGGTCGGTAACGCTCCACTCAAGTGGAACGAGACCTTAGCCCAGTACGCTCAAGAATATGCTGACAAAAGAGTTGGCGACTGCGCAATGGAGCACTCAATGGGGCGTTGGGGTGAGAACTTGGCCTCAGGTGCCGGCATGAGCGCCGCCGATGCCACCAAATATTGGGTTACCGAGAAGGAGTTCTATGACCACAAATCAAACAAATGTGTCAAAGAGGAATGTGGTCACTACCTTGCTGTGATTTGGGGCAAAACCACCGAGGTCGGATGTGGCGTTTCAAAGTGCAACAATGGAGTGAACTACGTCGTTTGCAGCTACGATCCCATGTACCAGCCGGAGGACGAACGTCCCTACTAG